Proteins co-encoded in one Bacillus paramycoides genomic window:
- the ndoA gene encoding type II toxin-antitoxin system endoribonuclease NdoA, whose protein sequence is MIVKRGDVYFADLSPVVGSEQGGVRPVLVIQNDIGNRFSPTVIVAAITAQIQKAKLPTHVEIDAKKYGFERDSVILLEQIRTIDKQRLTDKITHLDEVMMIRVDEALQISLGLIDF, encoded by the coding sequence TTGATTGTAAAACGCGGCGACGTGTATTTTGCAGACCTTTCCCCAGTTGTTGGTTCTGAGCAAGGAGGCGTTCGTCCGGTTCTTGTCATTCAAAATGACATCGGAAATCGTTTTAGTCCAACGGTGATTGTAGCGGCTATTACTGCACAGATTCAAAAAGCGAAATTACCCACTCATGTGGAAATTGATGCGAAAAAGTACGGTTTTGAGAGAGATTCTGTTATTTTACTTGAGCAGATTCGAACAATCGATAAGCAGCGCTTAACGGACAAAATCACTCACTTAGATGAAGTGATGATGATTCGTGTAGATGAAGCGCTACAAATTAGTTTAGGACTAATAGATTTTTAA